The proteins below are encoded in one region of Thermothelomyces thermophilus ATCC 42464 chromosome 1, complete sequence:
- a CDS encoding glycoside hydrolase family 3 protein (CAZy_ID 267871), which produces MAAPASVENVDLRQDIDPNASPAGSIDTNTTPDTEFSPPESPLQRGGPPKDARKLARTKLATLTTEEKVSLLTAADFWRTKAIPSKNIPAVKTSDGPNGARGGIFVGGTKAALFPCGISLAATWNKDLLYQVGQHLADEVKARSANVLLAPTVCMHRHPLGGRNFESFSEDPLLCGKLAAQYIKGLQEKGVAATIKHFVGNEQETNRMTINSIIAERPLRELYLRPFEIAVREAKPWALMSSYNLVNGVHADMNTHILRDILRGEWGYDGTIMSDWGGVNSTVESIKAGCDIEFPYSDKWRFGKVLDALKEGKIAEADIDRAAENVLTLVERTKGSDLTAEAEEREDDREETRNLIREAGVQGLTLLKNEGSILPIDPATAKVAVIGPNANRAIAGGGGSASLNPYYTTLPLDSIRKVAKQPVSYSQGCHIHKWLPVASPYCSDKTGKQGVSIEWFKGDKFEGQPVVFQRRTNTDLFLWDSAPLAQVGPQWSAIVTTYLTPPSTGKHTISFMTVGPGRLYVNGQLALDLWNWTEEGEAMFDGSIDYLVDVEMQAGRPVELRVEITNELRPIAKQKQFDMTHKYGGCRIGFKPEDKVDYLQEAVDAAKAADVAVVIVGLDAEWESEGYDRKSMDLPSDGSQDRLVEAVLAANPRTVVVNQSGSPVTMPWADRVPAIIQAWYQGQEAGNALAAVLFGLDNPSGKLPCTFPRRLEDTPAYHNWPGENLEVIYGEGMYIGYRHYDRVGVAPLFPFGHGLSYTTFEYGRPSVSPKVLGPDGGAIELVVAISNVGPVRGLETVQVYVRDERSRLPRPEKELVAFEKVELEPGETKHLRIPLDKYAVGYYDTALRRWVAEQGTFRALVGASAADIKYDVAFEVKETFTWVF; this is translated from the exons ATGGCAGCACCTGCATCAGTGGAAAATGTCGACCTCAGGCAGGATATCGACCCAAATGCGTCGCCGGCCGGCAGCATCGACACCAATACAACCCCTGATACCGAATTCTCGCCTCCGGAAAGCCCTCTCCAGCGGGGCGGACCGCCCAAGGATGCGAGGAAACTGGCGAGAACCAAGCTGGCCACCTTGACGACGGAAGAAAAG GTATCTCTCCTGACAGCCGCAGACTTCTGGAGAACAAAAGCGATTCCATCCAAGAACATCCCGGCAGTAAAGACGAGTGATGGGCCTAACGGCGCTCGCGGTGGCATCTTTGTGGGGGGCACAAAA GCTGCGCTTTTCCCCTGCGGTATCTCGCTGGCAGCAACATGGAATAAGGATCTCCTTTACCAGGTTGGCCAGCACCTTGCGGACGAGGTCAAGGCTCGGTCGGCCAATGTCCTGCTCGCCCCTACAGTCTGCATGCACAGACACCCGCTGGGTGGGAGGAACTTTGAGTCTTTCTCCGAGGATCCTCTCTTGTGCGGCAAGCTGGCTGCCCAGTACATCAAGGGTCTCCAGGAGAAAGGCGTCGCCGCTACCATAAAAC ACTTTGTCGGAAACGAGCAGGAGACGAACAGGATGACCATCAACTCGATCATCGCCGAACGGCCGCTTCGCGAACTCTACCTTCGCCCGTTCGAGATTGCGGTTCGCGAGGCCAAGCCGTGGGCTCTCATGAGTTCTTATAACCTTGTCAACGGCGTCCACGCGGACATGAACACGCACATCCTCAGGGATATCCTCCGCGGTGAGTGGGGATACGATGG AACCATCATGTCGGACTGGGGAGGCGTCAACTCCACCGTCGAATCGATCAAGGCCGGATGCGACATTGAGTTCCCGTACTCTGACAAGTGGCGCTTCGGCAAGGTTCTTGACGCCCTCAAGGAAGGGAAGATTGCCGAGGCCGATATCGACCGGGCAGCCGAGAACGTGCTCACTCTGGTCGAGCGGACCAAGGGCAGCGACCTgacggccgaggccgaggaaaGAGAGGACGACCGCGAAGAGACGAGGAATCTCATCCGCGAAGCGGGCGTGCAGGGGCTCACCCTCCTGAAGAACGAGGGGTCCATCCTGCCCATCGACCCGGCCACGGCCAAGGTTGCCGTGATCGGGCCCAATGCCAACAGGGCGATCGCGGGAGGCGGCGGGAGCGCCAGCCTCAACCCGTACTACACCACGCTGCCCCTGGACAGCATCCGCAAGGTTGCCAAGCAGCCGGTCAGCTACAGCCAGGGGTGCCACATCCACAAGTGGCTTCCTGTTGCGTCCCCCTACTGCTCCGACAAGACGGGGAAGCAGGGGGTGTCGATCGAGTGGTTCAAGGGCGACAAGTTCGAGGGCCAGCCGGTCGTGTTCCAGCGGCGGACCAACACCGACCTCTTCCTGTGGGACTCGGCCCCGCTCGCCCAGGTCGGCCCGCAATGGTCGGCCATCGTGACGACCTACCTGACGCCCCCGAGCACGGGCAAGCACACCATCTCGTTCATGACGGTCGGGCCGGGCAGGCTCTACGTCAACGGGCAGCTCGCGCTGGACCTCTGGAACTGGACCGAGGAGGGCGAGGCCATGTTCGACGGCTCGATCGACTACCTCGTCGACGTCGAGATGCAGGCGGGCCGGCCGGTGGAGCTCCGGGTCGAGATCACCAACGAGCTGCGCCCGATCGCCAAGCAGAAGCAGTTCGACATGACGCACAAGTACGGCGGCTGCCGGATCGGGTTCAAGCCCGAGGACAAGGTCGACTACCTGCAGGAGGCCGTCGATGCGGCCAAGGCGGCCGACGTCGCCGTGGTCATCGTCGGCCTGGACGCCGAGTGGGAGTCGGAGGGCTACGACCGCAAGAGCATGGACCTGCCCTCGGACGGGAGCCAGGACCGCCTCGTCGAGGCCGTCCTCGCGGCCAACCCGCGCACCGTCGTCGTCAACCAGTCCGGCTCACCCGTCACCATGCCCTGGGCCGACCGCGTGCCTGCCATTATCCAGGCGTGGTACCAGGGCCAGGAAGCCGGAaacgccctcgccgccgtgcTCTTTGGCCTCGACAACCCAAGCGGCAAGCTCCCG TGCACCTTCCCCCGACGTCTCGAGGACACGCCCGCGTACCACAACTGGCCCGGTGAGAACCTGGAGGTCATCTACGGCGAGGGCATGTACATCGGGTACCGGCACTACGACCGGGTCGGGGTGGCGCCGCTGTTCCCGTTCGGGCACGGGCTGTCGTACACGACGTTCGAGTACGGGCGGCCGTCGGTGAGCCCGAAGGTGCTCGGCCCGGACGGGGGCGCGATCGAGCTGGTGGTGGCCATCAGCAACGTCGGGCCGGTCCGGGGCCTCGAGACGGTGCAGGTGTACGTGCGGGACGAGCGGAGCCGGCTGCCGCGACCGGAAAAGGAGCTCGTCGCGTTCGAGAAGGTCGAGCTCGAGCCGGGCGAGACCAAGCACCTGCGCATCCCGCTCGACAAGTACGCCGTCGGCTACTACGACACGGCCCTGCGCCGCTGGGTGGCCGAGCAGGGCACCTTCCGGGCCCTGGTCGGTGCCTCGGCCGCGGATATCAA GTATGATGTCGCGTTTGAGGTCAAGGAGACGTTTACCTGGGTTTTCTAG